One Pseudonocardia abyssalis DNA segment encodes these proteins:
- a CDS encoding N-acetylglutaminylglutamine amidotransferase yields the protein MCGIAGEISWTGAADVEAVARITAALAPRGPDGSGVHAAGAIALGHRRLKIIDLSERGAQPMVDPELGLTAVFNGCIYNYRELRAELEGHGYRFFSESDTEVLLKAFHRWGAGCVEHFLGMFAFAVAERDTGVLTLGRDRLGIKPLYLTESPASGSGGRLRFASTLPALLAGGGVDTSIDPVALHHYMSFHAIVPAPRTILTGVRKLPPATVRTIGPDGSSTEHVYWRPSHTRRPEHAGMDARDWADAVLESLRVAVRRRMVADVPVGVLLSGGLDSSLVVALLAEEGQTGLKTFSVGFHAAGGESGDEFVYSDLVAEHYATDHRQILVDPARMLPAVDAAVTAMAEPMVSHDCVAFHLLSEEVARDVTVVQSGQGADEVLAGYSWYPPLAGVPRERAVDAYLAGFADRPHADMASILQSDWLLDHDPSRAFVAAHFAEPGADDTLDAALRIDSTIMLVDDPVKRVDNMTMAWGLEARVPFLDHEFVELAAACPPEHKLALGGKGVLKAAGRGVVPDGIIDRPKGYFPVPAIRHLAGPFLDRVRDAVTDPVAVRRGLVRPDWIAAMLADPNTTRTNLGSNALWQVALLEMWLQERGI from the coding sequence ATGTGCGGCATCGCGGGAGAGATCAGCTGGACGGGTGCCGCGGACGTGGAGGCGGTCGCCCGGATCACCGCGGCGCTGGCCCCGCGCGGGCCCGACGGCTCGGGCGTGCACGCCGCCGGGGCGATCGCGCTGGGCCACCGCCGCCTGAAGATCATCGACCTGTCCGAGCGCGGCGCGCAGCCGATGGTCGACCCCGAGCTGGGGCTGACGGCGGTGTTCAACGGCTGCATCTACAACTACCGCGAGCTGCGCGCCGAGCTGGAGGGCCACGGGTACCGGTTCTTCTCCGAGTCCGACACCGAGGTGCTGCTCAAGGCGTTCCACCGGTGGGGCGCGGGGTGCGTCGAGCACTTCCTGGGGATGTTCGCGTTCGCCGTCGCCGAGCGCGACACCGGCGTGCTGACACTGGGCCGCGACCGCCTGGGCATCAAGCCGCTCTACCTGACGGAGAGCCCTGCGTCGGGATCGGGAGGGCGGCTGCGGTTCGCCTCGACGCTGCCGGCGCTGCTCGCGGGTGGTGGGGTCGACACGTCGATCGACCCGGTCGCGCTGCACCACTACATGAGCTTCCACGCGATCGTGCCCGCCCCGCGCACGATCCTCACCGGGGTGCGCAAGCTGCCGCCCGCCACCGTCCGCACGATCGGGCCCGACGGGTCCTCGACCGAGCACGTGTACTGGCGCCCGTCGCACACCCGTCGCCCCGAGCACGCCGGGATGGACGCCCGCGACTGGGCCGACGCCGTACTGGAGTCGCTGCGGGTCGCCGTGCGCCGCCGGATGGTCGCCGACGTGCCGGTCGGCGTGCTGCTCTCCGGCGGGCTCGATTCCTCGCTGGTCGTGGCCCTGCTCGCGGAGGAGGGGCAGACCGGGCTCAAGACGTTCAGCGTCGGGTTCCACGCCGCGGGCGGCGAGTCCGGCGACGAGTTCGTCTACTCCGACCTGGTCGCCGAGCACTACGCCACCGACCACCGGCAGATCCTCGTCGACCCCGCGCGGATGCTGCCCGCCGTCGACGCGGCGGTCACCGCGATGGCCGAGCCGATGGTCAGCCACGACTGCGTCGCGTTCCACCTGCTCTCCGAGGAGGTCGCGCGCGACGTCACCGTGGTGCAGTCCGGGCAGGGCGCCGACGAGGTGCTGGCCGGCTACAGCTGGTACCCGCCGCTGGCCGGGGTGCCGCGCGAGCGCGCCGTCGACGCCTACCTGGCCGGGTTCGCCGACCGCCCGCACGCCGACATGGCCTCCATACTGCAGTCCGACTGGCTGCTCGACCACGACCCGAGCCGCGCGTTCGTCGCCGCCCACTTCGCCGAGCCCGGCGCCGACGACACACTCGACGCCGCACTGCGCATCGACTCGACGATCATGCTGGTGGACGACCCGGTGAAGCGCGTCGACAACATGACGATGGCCTGGGGGCTGGAGGCGCGCGTCCCGTTCCTCGACCACGAGTTCGTCGAGCTCGCCGCGGCGTGCCCGCCGGAGCACAAGCTCGCGCTCGGGGGCAAGGGTGTGTTGAAGGCCGCAGGCCGCGGGGTGGTGCCCGACGGCATCATCGACCGGCCCAAGGGATACTTCCCGGTACCGGCGATCCGGCACCTCGCGGGCCCGTTCCTCGACCGCGTGCGCGACGCCGTGACCGACCCCGTGGCCGTCCGCCGGGGGCTCGTGCGGCCCGACTGGATCGCCGCGATGCTCGCCGACCCCAACACGACCCGCACCAACCTGGGCTCCAACGCGTTGTGGCAGGTAGCACTGCTGGAGATGTGGTTGCAGGAGAGGGGGATCTGA
- a CDS encoding S9 family peptidase, with amino-acid sequence MNTHTYTYTDAVPAPDGTSLAWVSDASGRPRAWTGAFDGSAVTGPPRPVPAFDEDVQALSWSPDGRWLAAQLAPGGGERTRVRLIGPDGPVDIAPAARAVTLGAWSPGGWRLGVTIFGDDGDGQACLVDVRDGTSTVLASGPAARVCAVSSDGRRAVVRLGRRGARELELVDLRSGLRTPLLPGGGAVVADARFDRTRLYVHTDAGHDRPVLMALDLRGRSAPRLIAARDDADLDGVALDPEAARVTLVWNVDGRSELELLDLRSGRAETVAPPPGDVVTSVAFTRDGRALLVGSEGPSVPPRISHVPLWPGGVAAPLLADPSPPGLVEPDLEHFTGEDGLPLTGWLFRPRTTPGPVPVLLWLHGGPEWQERPVYAPLFQALLAAGIAVFAPNVRGSTGYGRAFVAADDGPRRHVAITDVRAAVGFLVDSGHADPDRVGVAGRSYGGYLTLVALAWFPELFVVGVDVCGMSDLHTFYRDTEPWIAVSATTEYGDPAHDAALLRDLSPLHRADAITAPLLVVHGEHDTNVPLGEATQIVEALRDRGRAPGFLLFTGEGHEVRGVENRERFVDEVVRWVSGPLLDTAEETRAG; translated from the coding sequence GTGAACACCCACACCTACACCTACACCGACGCCGTCCCCGCGCCGGACGGCACGTCACTGGCCTGGGTCTCCGACGCCTCGGGCCGCCCGCGCGCCTGGACGGGCGCCTTCGACGGCTCCGCGGTGACCGGCCCGCCGCGCCCGGTGCCCGCGTTCGACGAGGACGTCCAGGCGCTGAGCTGGTCGCCTGACGGCCGGTGGCTCGCCGCGCAGCTCGCCCCCGGCGGCGGGGAGCGCACGCGGGTCCGCCTGATCGGGCCCGACGGGCCCGTCGACATCGCCCCCGCCGCGCGCGCCGTCACGCTCGGAGCCTGGTCACCGGGTGGGTGGCGGCTCGGCGTCACGATCTTCGGCGACGACGGCGACGGCCAGGCCTGCCTGGTCGACGTCCGCGACGGCACCTCCACGGTGCTCGCCTCCGGCCCGGCCGCGCGGGTGTGCGCGGTGAGCAGCGACGGGCGACGTGCAGTGGTCCGGCTCGGCCGCCGCGGCGCGCGCGAGCTGGAGCTCGTCGACCTGCGGTCGGGCCTGCGCACGCCGCTGCTGCCCGGCGGCGGGGCGGTCGTCGCCGACGCGCGGTTCGACCGCACCCGCCTCTACGTCCACACCGACGCCGGGCACGACCGTCCGGTGCTGATGGCGCTGGACCTGCGCGGCCGCTCGGCCCCCCGGCTGATCGCCGCCCGCGACGACGCCGACCTCGACGGCGTCGCGCTCGACCCCGAGGCCGCCCGCGTCACGCTCGTCTGGAACGTCGACGGGCGCAGCGAGCTGGAGCTGCTCGACCTGCGCTCCGGGCGCGCGGAGACCGTGGCGCCGCCACCCGGTGACGTCGTCACGTCCGTCGCGTTCACCCGCGACGGGCGCGCGCTGCTGGTCGGCAGCGAGGGGCCGTCGGTCCCGCCGCGGATCTCGCACGTCCCGCTGTGGCCCGGCGGGGTCGCGGCGCCGCTGCTCGCCGACCCCTCTCCTCCCGGGCTGGTGGAGCCGGACCTGGAGCACTTCACCGGCGAGGACGGGCTCCCGCTGACGGGCTGGCTGTTCCGCCCGCGCACGACCCCCGGCCCCGTCCCGGTGCTGCTCTGGCTGCACGGCGGGCCGGAGTGGCAGGAACGGCCGGTGTACGCGCCGCTGTTCCAGGCCCTGCTCGCGGCCGGGATCGCGGTGTTCGCGCCGAACGTGCGCGGGTCGACCGGGTACGGGCGCGCGTTCGTCGCGGCCGACGACGGGCCGCGACGGCACGTCGCGATCACCGACGTCCGCGCGGCCGTCGGGTTCCTCGTCGACTCCGGGCACGCCGACCCCGACCGCGTCGGCGTCGCGGGCCGGTCCTACGGCGGGTACCTGACGCTCGTCGCGCTGGCCTGGTTCCCGGAGCTGTTCGTCGTCGGCGTCGACGTGTGCGGCATGTCCGACCTGCACACCTTCTACCGCGACACCGAGCCGTGGATCGCGGTCTCGGCCACCACGGAGTACGGCGACCCGGCCCACGACGCGGCCCTGCTGCGCGATCTCTCCCCGCTGCACCGGGCCGACGCGATCACCGCGCCGCTGCTCGTGGTGCACGGCGAGCACGACACGAACGTCCCGCTCGGGGAGGCGACACAGATCGTCGAGGCGCTGCGGGATCGGGGACGGGCGCCGGGGTTCCTGCTGTTCA